Proteins from a genomic interval of Equus quagga isolate Etosha38 chromosome 13, UCLA_HA_Equagga_1.0, whole genome shotgun sequence:
- the LOC124250714 gene encoding sialic acid-binding Ig-like lectin 14 isoform X1, translating to MVRPMRVSPLHGSHIKVLLLGWSLLCLDTANSSSDVHFPSCILQLPLLSPPHFTIFTLLSPCLQCCLRNTILHSCVCGRAEGERASQPCPMALSVSLVPEVLGNTTSLRVQEGQSLRLVCDTDGNYPARLSWSRGSLTLIPTQPLDPRVLELPRVVLGDGGEFTCRAQHPWGSYHSSVTLVVQGISCSCPHISGEQRGTWPLVLTLLRGALMGAGFLLTYGLTWIYYTRFRGSQGDSASRRD from the exons ATGGTCAGACCTATGCGTGTCAGCCCCCTGCATGGTTCACACATCAAGGTCCTCCTCCTGGGATGGTCCCTCCTGTGTCTAGACACGGCCAACTCTTCCTCAGACGTCCATTTCCCATCCTGCATCCTCCAGTTgcctctcctttccccacctcaCTTCACGATCTTCACCCTGCTCAGCCCTTGCTTGCAATGCTGTCTCAGGAACACTATTCTCCATTCCTGTGTctgtgggagggcagagggagagagggcttctcagccctgccctatggctctctctgtctccctagTCCCAGAGGTCCTGGGCAATACCACCTCCCTGCGAGTCCAGGAGGGCCAGTCTCTTCGCCTGGTCTGTGACACTGACGGCAACTACCCTGCCAGGCTGAGCTGGTCCCGGGGAAGCCTGACTCTGATCCCCACGCAGCCTTTGGATCCCAGGGTCCTGGAGCTGCCCCGGGTGGTCTTAGGGGACGGAGGAGAATTCACCTGCCGAGCTCAGCACCCTTGGGGCTCCTACcacagctctgtgaccctggtTGTTCAGG GTAtctcctgctcctgcccccacATCTCTGGGGAGCAGCGGGGCACCTGGCCTCTAGTCCTCACCCTGCTCAGGGGGGCCCTAATGGGGGCTGGCTTCCTTCTCACCTATGGCCTCACCTGGATCTACTACACCAG GTTCAGAGGCTCCCAAGGGGACAGTGCTTCAAGGCGTGACTGA
- the LOC124250714 gene encoding sialic acid-binding Ig-like lectin 14 isoform X2 — protein sequence MVRPMRVSPLHGSHIKVLLLGWSLLCLDTANSSSDVHFPSCILQLPLLSPPHFTIFTLLSPCLQCCLRNTILHSCVCGRAEGERASQPCPMALSVSLVPEVLGNTTSLRVQEGQSLRLVCDTDGNYPARLSWSRGSLTLIPTQPLDPRVLELPRVVLGDGGEFTCRAQHPWGSYHSSVTLVVQGISCSCPHISGEQRGTWPLVLTLLRGALMGAGFLLTYGLTWIYYTR from the exons ATGGTCAGACCTATGCGTGTCAGCCCCCTGCATGGTTCACACATCAAGGTCCTCCTCCTGGGATGGTCCCTCCTGTGTCTAGACACGGCCAACTCTTCCTCAGACGTCCATTTCCCATCCTGCATCCTCCAGTTgcctctcctttccccacctcaCTTCACGATCTTCACCCTGCTCAGCCCTTGCTTGCAATGCTGTCTCAGGAACACTATTCTCCATTCCTGTGTctgtgggagggcagagggagagagggcttctcagccctgccctatggctctctctgtctccctagTCCCAGAGGTCCTGGGCAATACCACCTCCCTGCGAGTCCAGGAGGGCCAGTCTCTTCGCCTGGTCTGTGACACTGACGGCAACTACCCTGCCAGGCTGAGCTGGTCCCGGGGAAGCCTGACTCTGATCCCCACGCAGCCTTTGGATCCCAGGGTCCTGGAGCTGCCCCGGGTGGTCTTAGGGGACGGAGGAGAATTCACCTGCCGAGCTCAGCACCCTTGGGGCTCCTACcacagctctgtgaccctggtTGTTCAGG GTAtctcctgctcctgcccccacATCTCTGGGGAGCAGCGGGGCACCTGGCCTCTAGTCCTCACCCTGCTCAGGGGGGCCCTAATGGGGGCTGGCTTCCTTCTCACCTATGGCCTCACCTGGATCTACTACACCAG GTAG
- the LOC124250714 gene encoding sialic acid-binding Ig-like lectin 14 isoform X3, which translates to MLSWTRGSLRLSSSSPSNPGVLELPRVELGHHGKYVCRAQHLLGSLQASLSLFVTSAPQNMTVHAFRGNSTVPEVLGNTTSLRVQEGQSLRLVCDTDGNYPARLSWSRGSLTLIPTQPLDPRVLELPRVVLGDGGEFTCRAQHPWGSYHSSVTLVVQGISCSCPHISGEQRGTWPLVLTLLRGALMGAGFLLTYGLTWIYYTRFRGSQGDSASRRD; encoded by the exons ATGTTGAGCTGGACCCGGGGGAGCCTGCGCCTGAGCTCTTCCTCACCCTCGAACCCTGGGGTCCTGGAGCTGCCCCGGGTGGAGCTGGGGCACCATGGGAAATACGTCTGCCGAGCTCAGCACCTGTTGGGCTCCCTGCAAGCCTCCTTGAGCCTCTTTGTGACCA GTGCTCCACAGAACATGACCGTCCACGCCTTCCGGGGAAACAGCACAG TCCCAGAGGTCCTGGGCAATACCACCTCCCTGCGAGTCCAGGAGGGCCAGTCTCTTCGCCTGGTCTGTGACACTGACGGCAACTACCCTGCCAGGCTGAGCTGGTCCCGGGGAAGCCTGACTCTGATCCCCACGCAGCCTTTGGATCCCAGGGTCCTGGAGCTGCCCCGGGTGGTCTTAGGGGACGGAGGAGAATTCACCTGCCGAGCTCAGCACCCTTGGGGCTCCTACcacagctctgtgaccctggtTGTTCAGG GTAtctcctgctcctgcccccacATCTCTGGGGAGCAGCGGGGCACCTGGCCTCTAGTCCTCACCCTGCTCAGGGGGGCCCTAATGGGGGCTGGCTTCCTTCTCACCTATGGCCTCACCTGGATCTACTACACCAG GTTCAGAGGCTCCCAAGGGGACAGTGCTTCAAGGCGTGACTGA